A DNA window from Brenneria izadpanahii contains the following coding sequences:
- a CDS encoding PTS sugar transporter subunit IIA — translation MRKIIIATHHRLAEGMKDTVKYILPDVGEIIAISAYLTNTPIEEEISSVLDGINYQEDEVIVFTDMLGGSVNQGFSKYLKNKNLHIMTGVNLPVVMAILCELEESFISPDTIREAVNYSREQLIYVNDFMAEQSTHDEGDE, via the coding sequence ATGAGAAAGATTATTATAGCGACTCACCATCGTTTAGCAGAAGGGATGAAAGATACTGTAAAGTATATACTGCCGGACGTAGGTGAGATTATTGCTATTTCAGCATATTTAACAAACACACCGATTGAAGAAGAAATTTCGTCTGTATTAGATGGTATCAACTACCAAGAAGATGAAGTCATTGTTTTTACAGATATGTTGGGTGGCTCGGTTAATCAGGGATTTTCTAAATATCTAAAAAACAAAAACCTTCATATCATGACAGGCGTTAATTTACCCGTCGTCATGGCAATTTTATGTGAGCTTGAAGAGAGTTTCATTAGCCCGGATACCATCAGAGAAGCGGTAAATTACTCCAGAGAGCAGTTGATTTATGTGAATGATTTTATGGCTGAGCAATCTACTCATGATGAAGGGGACGAGTGA
- a CDS encoding ABC transporter permease — protein MAVERVNAAWRSFTASFRQEVNTALRSPVVHWLGWGFPLLLFILLGSIFSVGTMQDLPVSANDNDHSPLSRDLIRKLDAGSHARIEPWAGGLAESMQRLRSAQDYGLLYIPLNFEADVLAGRQPSVLFYYNALFYGAGFYSTQDFSTLITEVNSQYRSVIAAESGHTLPALANVTLAYGSLFNASGSYVYYQQFAATIHLLQLFAVTCMIYVLERSKDIVNRRPFVLAMLGKLAPYTLYYTALLIVEIAILVWASDAHVSGNPLYMLLVGFFYVMAAQSIGVLLFTFTRTALTAYTMMGIIVSIALTFSGLSVPELSMPLPAQIIAQIEPLTHALYAMFDIFLRQVSLSSVLSVCALLLAYPLVTGLLVRNRLYQRLSQPENKP, from the coding sequence ATGGCAGTGGAAAGAGTAAACGCCGCCTGGCGTAGTTTCACGGCGTCATTTCGCCAGGAGGTTAACACGGCGCTGCGCAGCCCGGTGGTGCATTGGCTTGGCTGGGGTTTTCCCCTGCTGCTGTTTATTTTGCTGGGCAGCATTTTTTCCGTCGGTACGATGCAGGATCTGCCGGTGTCGGCGAACGATAACGATCACAGCCCGCTGTCGCGCGATCTGATCCGCAAGCTGGACGCCGGATCCCATGCCCGTATTGAGCCGTGGGCGGGGGGGCTGGCCGAGTCGATGCAGCGCTTACGCAGCGCCCAGGACTATGGTCTGCTCTATATCCCGCTGAACTTTGAGGCCGATGTGTTGGCCGGTCGTCAGCCCAGCGTCCTGTTTTATTACAATGCTCTGTTTTATGGCGCCGGCTTTTATTCCACCCAGGATTTCAGCACGCTGATAACGGAAGTCAACAGTCAGTATCGCAGCGTTATCGCCGCCGAGTCCGGACACACGCTGCCGGCGCTGGCTAACGTCACCCTGGCGTACGGCAGTTTGTTCAACGCCAGCGGCAGCTATGTCTATTATCAGCAGTTTGCCGCCACCATCCACTTGCTACAGCTTTTCGCCGTCACCTGCATGATTTATGTCCTGGAGCGCAGCAAAGATATTGTCAACCGCCGGCCCTTTGTGCTGGCGATGCTTGGCAAACTGGCGCCTTATACGCTGTATTATACCGCGCTGCTGATTGTCGAGATCGCTATTCTGGTGTGGGCGTCCGACGCGCACGTGAGCGGCAATCCGCTGTATATGCTGCTGGTGGGGTTCTTTTACGTCATGGCGGCGCAGAGCATCGGCGTTCTGCTGTTTACCTTTACCCGCACGGCGCTGACGGCCTACACCATGATGGGGATTATCGTCAGTATCGCGCTGACGTTTTCCGGTCTGTCGGTGCCGGAGCTCTCCATGCCGTTGCCGGCGCAGATTATTGCGCAAATCGAGCCGTTAACGCACGCGCTGTACGCGATGTTCGATATCTTCCTGCGTCAGGTTTCGCTCTCTTCGGTGCTCAGCGTTTGCGCGCTGTTGCTGGCTTATCCGCTGGTGACCGGCCTGCTGGTGCGCAACCGGCTTTATCAGCGTTTAAGCCAGCCGGAGAATAAGCCGTGA
- a CDS encoding PTS mannose/fructose/sorbose/N-acetylgalactosamine transporter subunit IIC → MEIIQAILIIALAFWIVIDQQGLCISTWFPIMVAFFTGLIMGDMTTAMMIGGTFQLMALGVANIGGSSIPNWGLATLVGIYIAIKSTNNIEEAKAIALAVGVPVGMLGIQLDVLAKILNTYIANAAQKAANRKQYKKMNLIFWGGPLIFGLSTAIPTTLCVIFGDKIVKLILSVVPQWFTDGLSIAGNMLPAVGIALLLHVMPVKKYLTMLLIGFVVSAYLKLPILGISILGFAFAYYYFINKMAEPNHKLANAESAQQIEGDDFDE, encoded by the coding sequence ATGGAAATCATTCAGGCAATATTGATAATAGCGCTCGCCTTTTGGATTGTTATCGATCAACAAGGATTATGTATCAGCACCTGGTTTCCAATAATGGTTGCGTTCTTTACCGGACTCATCATGGGAGATATGACAACCGCCATGATGATTGGCGGCACCTTTCAGCTAATGGCCCTGGGGGTGGCGAATATAGGAGGGTCATCCATTCCCAATTGGGGTTTAGCGACTTTAGTGGGCATCTATATCGCCATTAAATCGACAAATAATATTGAAGAGGCGAAGGCAATAGCATTAGCCGTTGGTGTCCCGGTTGGTATGCTAGGTATTCAGCTAGATGTATTAGCGAAAATTTTGAATACATACATTGCGAATGCAGCACAGAAAGCGGCAAATAGAAAACAATATAAGAAGATGAACTTAATATTCTGGGGCGGACCGTTAATTTTTGGATTATCCACTGCCATCCCAACCACATTATGCGTAATCTTCGGAGACAAAATTGTCAAACTGATTCTGTCCGTCGTTCCTCAGTGGTTTACTGATGGGCTATCGATAGCAGGAAATATGTTACCCGCCGTGGGTATAGCATTGCTGTTACACGTCATGCCGGTGAAAAAATATTTAACGATGCTATTAATTGGCTTCGTTGTCTCAGCTTATTTGAAACTTCCTATTTTGGGGATTTCAATATTAGGTTTCGCTTTCGCATATTATTATTTCATCAACAAAATGGCAGAACCTAATCATAAACTGGCTAATGCCGAGAGCGCTCAACAGATTGAAGGGGATGACTTTGATGAATGA
- a CDS encoding luciferase-like monooxygenase translates to MSATSQSVPFSILDLAPIPVGLNARDAFNHSLDLARHAEKWGYHRYWLAEHHNMTGIASAATSVLIGYLAAGTQRIRLGSGGVMLPNHAPLVIAEQFGTLESLYPGRIDLGLGRAPGTDQRTMMALRRHLNADIDDFPRDVQELRRYFADVQPGQAVQAVPGQGLQVPIWLLGSSLYSAQLAAALGLPFAFAAHFAPDMLLQALKVYRETFKPSAAYSKPYAMVCVNVVAADSDRDARFLFTSMQQQFINLRRGAPGPLPAPVEDMESIWSPAEQFGVEQTLRLSIVGDRTKVRHGLQSLLRETQVDEVMINGQIFDHQARLRSFEIAMDVRQSLQEE, encoded by the coding sequence ATGTCTGCAACTTCTCAGTCCGTCCCTTTTTCCATTCTGGATTTGGCGCCGATCCCGGTCGGCCTTAATGCACGGGATGCTTTCAACCACTCGCTGGATCTGGCGCGGCACGCGGAAAAATGGGGCTACCACCGCTATTGGCTGGCCGAACACCACAATATGACCGGGATCGCCAGCGCGGCCACCTCGGTACTGATTGGCTATCTTGCCGCCGGCACGCAGCGTATCCGCCTCGGCTCCGGCGGCGTGATGCTGCCCAACCATGCTCCATTGGTTATTGCCGAACAGTTCGGTACGCTGGAGTCCCTCTATCCGGGCCGCATCGATCTTGGTCTGGGCCGCGCGCCGGGCACCGATCAGCGCACCATGATGGCCCTGCGGCGTCATCTTAATGCCGATATTGATGATTTCCCGCGGGACGTACAGGAACTACGGCGTTACTTTGCCGATGTTCAGCCCGGCCAGGCGGTTCAGGCCGTGCCCGGTCAAGGCTTGCAGGTTCCCATCTGGCTGCTGGGCTCCAGTTTATACAGCGCGCAGCTGGCCGCCGCATTGGGATTGCCGTTTGCGTTCGCCGCCCATTTTGCTCCCGATATGCTGCTGCAAGCGCTCAAGGTTTACCGTGAAACGTTTAAGCCTTCGGCCGCGTATTCCAAACCTTATGCGATGGTTTGCGTCAACGTCGTTGCCGCTGACAGCGATCGCGATGCCCGTTTCCTGTTTACCTCAATGCAGCAGCAATTTATCAACCTGCGCCGCGGCGCTCCCGGCCCGCTGCCGGCGCCGGTGGAAGATATGGAATCCATCTGGTCGCCGGCAGAGCAGTTTGGCGTTGAGCAAACGTTACGCTTATCGATCGTCGGCGATCGGACGAAAGTCAGACACGGCTTGCAGAGTTTGTTGCGTGAAACCCAGGTGGATGAAGTGATGATCAACGGACAGATTTTTGACCATCAGGCCCGGCTGCGATCGTTTGAGATCGCGATGGACGTGCGGCAATCGCTCCAGGAAGAATAA
- a CDS encoding HlyD family secretion protein: protein MNKKTRFTLLLVVVVIALAVLFRANNKDILLQGEVDAQEVIVASKASGRVIERHVQRGDDVKAGQLLITLENAELVAQLRAAEAARDQAKSLLEQSEHGTREESIRNLRATLAQAQAAYQNALHEYNRQAGIAAKGFVSASALDSAREARDSALQQVKAAQANLDAGLHGDRPEQRENYAAALRQAEQQLLEIKAQADELQVRAPVDGEVGPIPAEVGVLLSASSPLITLVRVPQAWFVFNLREDILAGVRKGDRIALRVPALNNRMIDAEVRYIAPLGDYATKRATRATGDFDLKTFEVRLYPTQPQEGLRPGMSALWQWKE, encoded by the coding sequence ATGAATAAAAAGACGCGGTTTACGTTACTGCTGGTGGTGGTGGTTATTGCCCTGGCGGTTCTGTTTAGGGCGAATAATAAGGATATTTTGCTGCAGGGCGAGGTCGATGCCCAGGAAGTCATTGTCGCTTCTAAGGCATCGGGACGGGTAATTGAACGCCATGTGCAACGCGGGGACGATGTTAAGGCAGGACAACTGCTGATTACGCTGGAAAACGCTGAATTAGTGGCGCAGTTGCGTGCGGCGGAAGCCGCGCGGGACCAGGCGAAATCGCTGTTGGAGCAGTCTGAGCACGGTACGCGGGAAGAGAGTATTCGCAATCTGCGCGCCACGCTGGCCCAGGCGCAGGCGGCGTATCAGAACGCCCTGCACGAATATAATCGTCAGGCGGGTATTGCGGCTAAGGGATTTGTTTCGGCTTCGGCGCTGGATAGCGCGCGTGAGGCCCGCGATAGCGCTTTGCAGCAGGTTAAGGCGGCGCAGGCCAATCTGGACGCGGGATTGCACGGCGATAGGCCGGAACAAAGGGAAAATTATGCCGCCGCGCTGCGTCAGGCCGAACAGCAACTGCTGGAAATTAAAGCCCAGGCGGACGAACTTCAGGTTAGAGCGCCGGTCGACGGCGAGGTCGGTCCTATTCCGGCCGAGGTGGGGGTGCTGCTCAGCGCTTCCAGTCCGCTTATCACGCTGGTGCGCGTTCCGCAGGCCTGGTTCGTCTTCAACCTGCGGGAGGATATTCTGGCCGGGGTGCGCAAGGGGGATCGGATCGCGCTGCGCGTACCGGCGCTGAATAACCGTATGATTGATGCCGAGGTGCGCTATATCGCCCCGCTGGGCGATTACGCCACCAAACGCGCCACGCGGGCAACCGGCGACTTCGATCTGAAAACCTTCGAAGTCCGGCTGTATCCGACGCAGCCGCAGGAAGGATTGAGGCCGGGAATGAGCGCGCTATGGCAGTGGAAAGAGTAA
- a CDS encoding PTS system mannose/fructose/sorbose family transporter subunit IID, with translation MNDLSDSNLENSEKKEIVLTKGDINKAALRYMFMACNTFNYQTQQGPAVVYGLHKSLRKIYKNDDDYNASLNNHFKYFNTTTWMANLLLGASLAMEEKDGKSSLNAVQAFKTGMMGPLAGIGDTLVWVLYPTIMGSIAAYMGLEGSPVGAIIWLCLNLLFLFFRFKLFHIGYDSGLKLVTALGNKLTVFTEAASIMGLTVVGALIPAVVKVNVGLSFASGEISLPIQSEILDKIMPSLLPAGLTLIIYKMISSKKISIINIIFLVIGVSLILSYFGVLKI, from the coding sequence ATGAATGACTTATCAGATTCCAATTTGGAAAACTCAGAAAAAAAAGAAATAGTTTTAACTAAAGGAGATATAAACAAGGCTGCTCTACGCTATATGTTTATGGCTTGTAATACCTTCAATTATCAAACACAGCAAGGCCCAGCTGTGGTTTACGGATTGCATAAATCATTAAGGAAAATTTATAAAAATGACGATGACTACAATGCATCGCTAAATAATCATTTTAAATATTTCAACACGACAACCTGGATGGCTAACTTATTGTTAGGCGCAAGCCTGGCGATGGAAGAAAAGGATGGCAAATCCTCTTTAAATGCGGTGCAAGCCTTCAAGACCGGGATGATGGGGCCATTAGCAGGTATCGGCGATACTCTGGTTTGGGTTTTATATCCTACGATTATGGGCTCTATCGCTGCCTATATGGGATTAGAGGGCAGCCCGGTTGGGGCGATTATCTGGCTCTGCCTTAACCTATTGTTTTTGTTTTTTCGCTTTAAGTTATTCCATATCGGATATGACTCTGGTTTGAAGCTCGTTACGGCGTTGGGCAATAAATTGACCGTATTTACTGAAGCGGCATCAATAATGGGTTTGACAGTTGTTGGGGCGTTAATCCCTGCCGTTGTAAAAGTTAATGTTGGATTAAGCTTTGCTTCAGGGGAAATATCATTACCTATCCAGTCAGAAATATTAGATAAAATCATGCCTTCTTTGCTTCCGGCTGGATTGACACTGATTATTTATAAAATGATATCATCTAAAAAAATAAGCATCATAAATATAATATTTTTGGTTATAGGTGTTTCTTTAATATTATCCTATTTTGGTGTTTTGAAAATTTAG
- a CDS encoding alpha-glucosidase yields the protein MSKDWWKKSVVYQVYPQSFKDSNGDGIGDLAGLNEKLPYINKLGADVIWLNPIYESPLIDNGYDISDYYKINPVFGTLDDFKSLLKSAHDLNIKIIMDLVVNHTSDQHHWFQESMKSKTNPYADFYIWKDPQEDGSPPTNWGATFGGSAWEYVPSRNQYYLHLFAKEQPDLNWENPVVRHEVYNIMKYWLDIGIDGFRMDVISLISKDQRYPNAPKGAVYSKSYYIGASNGPRVHEFLQEMNREVLSKYDCMTVGETPNTNSTQALLYTQSDHNELNMIFQFDHMHLDYGKYGKFSDIRFKMSDLRATMTEWQQKLDTGWNSLYWSNHDQPRAVSRFGNDDRYRVESAKMLGTLLHMMKGTPYIYQGEELAMRNVNFSSMDKYKDIETLSVFNSFKRENLNDDYIKKAIYLKSRDNARVPMPWDATEKSGFTDGTPWLDFSPDNKLINVQNTLNDKDSVFYHYKKLIKIRKQYPVVVEGKYELINDTDSDVYGYIRILVNKTLIVICSFSEKKVNYSLPENLANSKATLLLSNYSDSSDVITPNIELRPYEALIYYSEM from the coding sequence ATGAGTAAGGATTGGTGGAAAAAAAGTGTCGTATACCAAGTATACCCTCAAAGTTTTAAAGACTCGAATGGAGATGGCATTGGCGATTTAGCGGGCTTAAATGAAAAATTACCCTATATAAATAAATTAGGCGCCGATGTCATATGGTTAAATCCCATATATGAGTCTCCCCTTATTGATAATGGCTATGACATTTCTGATTATTATAAGATCAATCCAGTCTTTGGAACTTTGGATGACTTTAAATCATTATTGAAATCCGCGCACGATTTAAATATAAAAATCATTATGGATTTGGTTGTAAATCACACCAGCGACCAGCATCATTGGTTTCAGGAGTCAATGAAAAGTAAGACCAATCCCTATGCTGATTTTTATATCTGGAAAGATCCACAAGAAGATGGCTCTCCGCCGACCAATTGGGGAGCTACTTTCGGCGGCTCTGCCTGGGAGTATGTTCCCAGCCGTAACCAATATTATTTACATCTGTTTGCTAAAGAACAGCCGGACCTAAACTGGGAAAACCCTGTGGTAAGGCATGAAGTTTATAACATCATGAAATATTGGCTGGATATAGGTATAGACGGCTTCAGGATGGACGTAATTAGCTTAATTAGTAAAGATCAACGCTATCCAAACGCGCCAAAAGGTGCGGTTTATAGTAAATCTTACTACATAGGCGCTTCAAATGGTCCGCGGGTGCATGAGTTTTTACAAGAAATGAATCGTGAGGTTTTAAGTAAATATGATTGCATGACCGTGGGTGAAACCCCGAACACAAATAGCACCCAGGCTCTATTATATACTCAATCAGATCATAACGAGCTTAATATGATTTTTCAATTTGACCATATGCATTTAGATTATGGTAAATATGGGAAATTTTCTGATATCCGATTTAAGATGAGCGATCTCAGAGCCACAATGACGGAATGGCAACAGAAGCTGGATACGGGCTGGAATTCATTATACTGGAGTAACCATGACCAACCCAGAGCGGTATCCAGATTCGGCAATGATGATCGCTATAGGGTAGAGTCAGCAAAAATGCTGGGCACATTATTGCACATGATGAAAGGTACGCCTTATATTTATCAGGGGGAGGAGTTAGCCATGCGTAATGTTAATTTCTCCTCAATGGATAAGTATAAAGATATTGAAACCTTATCTGTGTTTAATAGTTTTAAACGCGAAAACCTTAATGACGATTATATAAAGAAGGCCATCTATTTAAAATCCAGAGATAATGCCCGTGTGCCGATGCCATGGGATGCGACTGAAAAATCCGGTTTTACCGACGGTACGCCATGGCTTGATTTTTCACCAGATAATAAACTTATTAATGTCCAAAACACATTGAATGACAAAGACTCAGTATTTTATCACTACAAAAAATTAATTAAAATAAGGAAACAGTATCCTGTCGTTGTTGAGGGTAAATATGAATTAATTAATGATACGGACTCTGATGTCTATGGATACATAAGAATTTTAGTCAATAAAACCTTGATTGTGATTTGTTCTTTTTCAGAAAAGAAAGTCAATTATTCCTTACCTGAAAATTTAGCAAACAGCAAGGCAACGCTGCTATTATCTAATTATTCAGACTCATCGGACGTTATCACTCCTAACATTGAATTACGGCCCTATGAGGCATTGATTTATTACAGCGAAATGTGA
- a CDS encoding LacI family DNA-binding transcriptional regulator yields the protein MGITIKDVAEKSGVATSTVSRVINNSASISEKTKEKVNKVMRELGYTPNSTARNLGKGKANSIAVILPPLKSREEMSIPFFLEIIESINQEAQIFGLSIALAISKNFDDLLSNVKRMHAQKQVDGFILLYSNVEDPIIDYLYKNKLKFSLVGLPCENENKITYVDNDNQLLGKDATNYLIKNKHEKIIFITNRIKENVHFERFFGYQKAMIMANLKPFDAINIESAEDFFYLESVLKQSKITAAVIIEDLLAFKVIQHISALGYAVPQNISVISFNNTIFSTLAHPYITNIDINIDLLAKYSLKYVIDQVNGRKSHGVKFVVPHKIVENESVMTLSDNKAS from the coding sequence ATGGGGATAACGATCAAAGATGTAGCGGAAAAGTCAGGCGTAGCCACATCAACTGTATCCAGGGTAATTAATAATAGCGCCAGTATTTCAGAAAAAACTAAAGAAAAAGTTAACAAGGTCATGCGAGAACTGGGTTATACGCCTAATTCTACAGCAAGAAATCTGGGGAAAGGAAAAGCAAACTCAATCGCTGTAATTCTTCCACCTTTAAAGTCAAGAGAAGAAATGAGCATTCCTTTTTTTTTAGAAATCATTGAATCAATCAATCAAGAAGCGCAAATTTTCGGCCTTTCTATTGCGTTGGCTATATCAAAAAACTTCGATGATCTATTGTCTAATGTAAAAAGAATGCATGCGCAAAAACAAGTAGATGGTTTTATTTTGTTATATTCTAACGTAGAGGATCCAATAATAGACTATTTATATAAAAATAAATTAAAGTTTAGTCTAGTTGGCCTGCCTTGTGAAAACGAGAATAAGATTACATATGTTGACAACGATAATCAATTATTAGGTAAGGATGCGACTAATTATCTTATTAAAAACAAGCATGAAAAAATTATATTTATAACCAATAGGATAAAGGAAAATGTTCATTTCGAACGTTTTTTTGGTTATCAAAAAGCAATGATCATGGCAAATCTCAAACCATTCGATGCAATAAATATTGAGAGTGCAGAAGATTTTTTTTATCTTGAATCAGTGTTAAAGCAATCGAAAATAACCGCTGCGGTAATTATTGAAGACTTATTGGCATTTAAAGTTATCCAGCATATTAGTGCTCTTGGATACGCTGTTCCTCAAAATATTTCAGTTATTAGTTTTAATAATACAATCTTTTCTACTTTAGCTCATCCATACATAACAAACATTGATATCAATATTGATTTGCTAGCTAAGTACAGTTTGAAATATGTTATTGATCAGGTAAACGGCAGAAAGTCTCACGGCGTAAAATTCGTCGTTCCTCATAAAATCGTTGAGAACGAATCTGTCATGACGCTATCTGATAATAAAGCGAGTTAA
- a CDS encoding ABC transporter permease produces MKSYWQTFSRVLISMLERPMWLMLLASLCVMSLVYANHSVWDLPVAVIDQDHSNASRQLMRDLDATPKIAVKTYDNLPEAQRDLVLRKLFAVIILPLDLEKKILSGETITIPAYGDATNRLANGQIQQDVMAAWQQLLADYNRDLLLRSGFTDVQAQVILTPVVGQTVGLFNPGVSFAAIIFPGLLVMLLQHSLLIACVRVSIALKSSPQGKPTIPVYLGGLSALLPIWLFLSIVLFVLWPWVLGYRQTANIPEILLLTFPFLLAVLGLGKLVTECLRRVEMIYLTLSFITMPVFYLSGTIWPVQSMPGWVRAISSMLPSTWATKAIAGVNQMNLPLSEVGRDVVMLLVLGVVYTLLGIGVGLLHNTGQLRRLLRRRSTHQG; encoded by the coding sequence GTGAAAAGTTACTGGCAGACATTCAGCCGGGTGCTGATCAGCATGCTGGAGCGTCCTATGTGGCTGATGCTGCTGGCCTCGCTCTGCGTGATGAGTCTGGTGTACGCCAATCACTCGGTGTGGGATTTGCCGGTGGCGGTGATCGACCAGGATCACAGCAACGCCAGCCGTCAGCTAATGCGCGATCTGGACGCCACACCGAAAATCGCCGTCAAAACATACGATAATTTACCGGAGGCGCAGCGCGATCTTGTGCTGCGTAAATTGTTTGCCGTGATCATCTTGCCGCTGGATTTGGAAAAAAAGATCCTCTCCGGCGAGACGATTACCATCCCCGCCTATGGCGATGCGACAAACCGTCTGGCGAACGGGCAGATTCAGCAGGACGTGATGGCGGCCTGGCAGCAGCTATTAGCCGATTATAATCGCGATCTGCTGTTGCGCAGCGGTTTTACCGATGTGCAGGCGCAGGTGATTCTGACGCCGGTGGTCGGGCAAACCGTGGGATTGTTTAATCCCGGCGTCAGCTTTGCGGCGATCATTTTCCCCGGTTTGCTGGTGATGTTGTTACAGCATTCGCTGTTGATCGCCTGCGTTCGGGTCAGCATCGCGCTGAAGAGTTCTCCGCAGGGCAAACCGACCATCCCGGTTTATCTGGGCGGCCTGTCGGCCCTGCTGCCGATCTGGCTCTTTTTGTCGATTGTGCTGTTTGTCTTGTGGCCCTGGGTGCTGGGTTATCGGCAGACGGCCAATATCCCGGAAATTCTGCTGCTGACGTTTCCCTTTTTGCTGGCGGTGCTGGGGCTGGGAAAACTGGTGACCGAGTGCCTGCGTCGCGTGGAAATGATTTACCTGACGCTGTCGTTTATTACCATGCCGGTTTTTTATCTTTCCGGCACGATATGGCCGGTACAGTCGATGCCGGGCTGGGTACGGGCGATCTCCTCGATGCTGCCTTCAACCTGGGCGACCAAGGCTATTGCCGGCGTGAACCAGATGAATCTGCCGCTGAGTGAAGTGGGGCGCGATGTGGTCATGCTGCTGGTGCTGGGCGTCGTTTATACCCTGCTGGGCATTGGGGTGGGGTTGTTGCATAACACCGGTCAACTGCGCCGTTTGTTGCGCCGCCGCTCAACACACCAGGGTTAA
- a CDS encoding PTS system mannose/fructose/N-acetylgalactosamine-transporter subunit IIB, protein MGVVLARIDQRLIHGIVVTQWAGFTKAKRLMVVDDEISHDETQKEVMRMSKPVGTNMSIIDTATAITNFNNGKYDDHNVLLIVNSPETLLRLVNGGVKIPKVNIGIIFDGEDKTTLKKMVSVNKKETDDLKELSSKGIPVTFHFVPNDVEEPLETYIK, encoded by the coding sequence ATGGGCGTCGTGTTAGCAAGAATTGACCAGCGTTTGATACATGGCATCGTCGTTACACAGTGGGCGGGTTTTACCAAAGCAAAAAGGTTAATGGTTGTAGATGATGAAATAAGCCATGACGAAACGCAAAAAGAAGTCATGAGAATGAGTAAGCCGGTAGGTACCAATATGTCAATTATCGATACGGCTACGGCAATTACTAATTTCAATAATGGAAAATATGATGACCATAACGTTCTTTTAATCGTCAACAGCCCGGAAACATTGTTGAGGCTGGTTAACGGCGGCGTCAAAATCCCAAAAGTAAATATAGGTATTATCTTTGATGGCGAAGACAAAACCACGCTCAAAAAAATGGTTTCAGTAAATAAAAAAGAAACAGATGACTTAAAAGAATTATCGTCAAAAGGTATACCGGTTACTTTCCATTTTGTGCCTAATGATGTTGAAGAGCCATTAGAAACTTATATTAAATAA